The window GCCATCCCCCCGGTGCCTGCGGAGGAAACCCGCCGCCCGACGGCCGCCAGGACGGACGCGTCGTCGAGGTTCTCCACGACGGGGATGCGGCGGGCGTCGGGATGCCGGTGGGGGTCCTTCGTCTGCAGGCCGTCGCTGTCGGTCAGCAGGATCAACAGGTCGGCGCCGATCATCTGGGTGACGAGCGTGGCGAGGTGGTCGTTGTCCCCGAGACGGATCTCCTCGGTGGCCACCGTGTCGTTCTCGTTCACGATGGGAACGATCCCCCGGGCGAGGAGCGCGAGAAGCGTGTTCCGCGCGTTGACATACCGCTCCCGGCTCTCGAAGTCGTCGTGCGTGAGGAGAAGCTGGGCGACGTGGCGGCCGCGCTTCTCGAAGGCCCGCTCGTAGGCGCGCATGAGGGACGTCTGCCCGACGGCGGCCGCTGCCTGTTTGAGCGCCACCGTCCGGGGGCGCTCCGCCATCCCCAGTTTCTCCTGCCCCGCCGCAATCGCCCCGGAGGTGACGACGACGAACGAAACGCCGTCCGCCGCGAGGGCATTGGAAAGCTGGGCCGCGAGGGCGCGGATCGTCGACAGCCGAAGTCCCGCACCGGGATCGGTGACCGTTCCGCTCCCCAGCTTGACCACGACCCTCCGGACGCGGGGGGACGACACGATCTCCCGCGCGCTGTTCCCGGTCCCCCGTTCAGGCGACATGCGTCTGCCTCTTTCTAAGGGCCAGCATCCCGTCGAGCAGGGGTGCGATCCCCTCCCCGGTGGCCGCCGAGATGAAATGGATCTCCCCCGCGGGGTGCCCGATCTCCACCAGCGCGCG of the Deltaproteobacteria bacterium genome contains:
- the proB gene encoding glutamate 5-kinase, with amino-acid sequence MSPERGTGNSAREIVSSPRVRRVVVKLGSGTVTDPGAGLRLSTIRALAAQLSNALAADGVSFVVVTSGAIAAGQEKLGMAERPRTVALKQAAAAVGQTSLMRAYERAFEKRGRHVAQLLLTHDDFESRERYVNARNTLLALLARGIVPIVNENDTVATEEIRLGDNDHLATLVTQMIGADLLILLTDSDGLQTKDPHRHPDARRIPVVENLDDASVLAAVGRRVSSAGTGGMASKLQAARVLSASGIPVVIASGLSRRSILDILGGKDTGTLILPRRTGKLRSRKMWIAYAMNAHGTILVDGGARKVLMEGGKSLLPAGVTGARGRFRPGDAVSIADRRGRVFARGIARWSSEQVARGKGKRSAEVRALLGPETPAEVVHRDDLTILPQAGTPESGKEAAPR